One Cryptomeria japonica chromosome 9, Sugi_1.0, whole genome shotgun sequence genomic window carries:
- the LOC131056745 gene encoding protein DMP2-like: MGQFVTKVKSIEEGISKSATSSSTEATTSKVVNTTLSSASNITKILPTGILFLFQALSNLLSDNGDCITSNKVLVGIAVGILGIACFVLSLVDTFTDSYTGKVHYGIATLNGLATVSKLKPSNLSNYKITLKGLFHAALAVAVFVVMALTDQNIVQCLYPSAESNIKKMYKALPVVMNAVSSALLVLFPSKRQGISSPVSTKTASTT; this comes from the coding sequence atgggGCAATTTGTTACCAAGGTGAAGTCCATCGAGGAAGGAATTAGCAAATCTGCTACATCTTCTTCAACCGAGGCAACAACTAGCAAGGTCGTGAATACCACACTATCTTCTGCATCAAACATTACAAAGATATTACCCACTGGAATTTTGTTTCTGTTTCAGGCTCTCTCCAACCTTCTTTCCGATAATGGAGACTGCATTACATCCAACAAGGTTCTGGTTGGAATAGCTGTGGGTATTCTTGGGATTGCGTGTTTTGTTTTGTCTTTGGTAGACACCTTCACAGATTCTTACACAGGCAAAGTGCACTATGGGATTGCTACCCTTAATGGTTTAGCCACTGTTAGTAAATTGAAGCCTTCTAATTTATCAAATTATAAGATCACGCTCAAGGGTTTGTTCCATGCAGCTTTGGCGGTTGCGGTGTTTGTTGTGATGGCCCTGACAGATCAAAACATTGTGCAGTGTTTGTATCCCTCTGCTGAAAGCAATATAAAGAAGATGTATAAGGCTCTCCCTGTTGTTATGAATGCAGTGAGCAGTGCGTTGTTAGTTTTGTTTCCATCAAAACGCCAAGGAATCAGCAGTCCCGTTAGCACTAAAACTGCATCGACAACATGA